The genome window GGCAACCAGGGCCATAAAAATGCTCCAGTTGTAGGTTAACAACCTTTATTTGTTCCGAGTAAAATTGCAACCAATCTCTAAAATGAGACTTAGTGAGTGAGTATGCACTTGTAAATTTGTCAAGTACGGTATCTGTATTGATAAATAAAGGAACTTTGTTTTTAATACCAACTTCCAACAGTGTAAGTGGTGACAGTGAGTTTGCCTTTACAAGATCAGATGTGATTTCATTATCTCTACCATAGAGTGTGGCGGTATGAATAATGACATCAATTTTAAACGCTTTAAAAATCTTTGTAATTGAATCGTGATCAGCCTCAAAAACAGAATAATTTTTACCTGCAAGCCTGAATAAGTTGTCCAGTGAGTATTCTGTGCCAACTATAGCATATTCAGTTTCCAGAACTTTTGCGAGATTACTTCCCAAAAAACCATTTATTCCTGAAATTAATACTGTTTTCATAGCATTCTTACTAATTTTATAAGATTATTCCCAGTCATCTGTAACAATATTATTTTCGGGGAGACCATATTGAATTAATTCGGTCTTAAAGTTTTTAAGCATTAAAGGCGGACCTGAGAGGTAGTACACTGTTGAACCATTTTTTTTATAAATATTATTTATGTTGAGCATCCCATCGGAATCCTCATACAGTACCTTAATTTGGACTGTAGGGTTCTGCGTATTGTTTAATTCAACATTATATAAATTATAATCTCTAGTCCGGAAACCAAGATAAACTCGTGGATTAACGAACTCCTCAAATGAACTATGAGAGAAAAGAGAGAGGAATGGCGTAATACCGGTTCCCCCCGCAATAAAAACACAATTTTCTTTTTTATGATCCCTCTGAAACAAATCACCGTAAGGTAGTTTTAGCCATACTTCTTTACCGGGGTATAACGCCTTTTCCATTCTTTTTGTAAACTTCCCCTTTACCGCATAGGTAATTTTTATCAAATCTTCATCAGGGCTGCTTTGCATTGAAAAGCATCGTGAGTCAGGCCACTGACCCGCGCCATCATAATTGTCCAGAGCCAGATGCAGAAACTGTCCGGGAAGATATCTGAATTTCTGCCTGCTTTTAAAAGTAACCGTATAAAGCCCCGCAAAAGGGTTTGAAATGTTCACTACTTCAGACAGATACTTTTTTACAATTGCCATTATTTGACAAATTTTTGCATAAATTCAGAGACTGTCTTATCGATATAATCTAACCGCTCTTCGGTATTCCCGGGGAAAGTACCTATAAAAAATGTATTATTCATAATGTAGTCAGAATTCTTCAAATGATCTGCTATCCGGTACTCCTTACCAATAAATGCAGGCTGTCTGACCATATTACCGGCAAAAAGATTTC of Ignavibacteriales bacterium contains these proteins:
- a CDS encoding NAD-dependent epimerase/dehydratase family protein, which codes for MKTVLISGINGFLGSNLAKVLETEYAIVGTEYSLDNLFRLAGKNYSVFEADHDSITKIFKAFKIDVIIHTATLYGRDNEITSDLVKANSLSPLTLLEVGIKNKVPLFINTDTVLDKFTSAYSLTKSHFRDWLQFYSEQIKVVNLQLEHFYGPGCPETNFITRMIKLLKSNVSHIDLTTGEQKRDFVYYSDVVTAFLSVMNNIKDFNKSFSQFEVCTGNLISIKELLTFIKVNLNSNTELRFGAIEYRKNELKNEKKCNKGLYKLGWTPRVEIYDGLLATIKET
- a CDS encoding FAD-dependent oxidoreductase, whose product is MQSSPDEDLIKITYAVKGKFTKRMEKALYPGKEVWLKLPYGDLFQRDHKKENCVFIAGGTGITPFLSLFSHSSFEEFVNPRVYLGFRTRDYNLYNVELNNTQNPTVQIKVLYEDSDGMLNINNIYKKNGSTVYYLSGPPLMLKNFKTELIQYGLPENNIVTDDWE